In Sphingomonas crocodyli, a genomic segment contains:
- the rpoB gene encoding DNA-directed RNA polymerase subunit beta: MATKAVPATAKKRIRKVFGNIHEVVQMPNLIEVQRESYEQFLRSDPSTGYVSGLEKTLRSVFPIRDFAGTAELDFVQYELEDPKYDTDECRQRGMTYAAPMRVTLRLIVFEVDPDTETRSVLDIKEQDVYMGDMPLMTENGTFIVNGTERVIVSQMHRSPGVLFDHDRGKTHASGKYLFAARVIPYRGSWLDFEFDAKDIVNVRIDRKRKLPVTSLLYALGLSGEDMLNYFYRTQTYVRGEGGWKVPFVVENWRGQKPAFDVVNGETGEVVFPAGTKISPRAANKAGKDGLSTLLIPTDQIYGRYSAFDLIDESTGRIYIEAGDEVTPENLEALDKAGFDHVDLLDIDHVSTGPWIRNTLKADKVEERDHALSEIYRVMRPGEPPTKETAESLFAGLFFDPERYDLSAVGRVKLNMRLELDVEDTVTTLRAEDILAVVKTLVDLKDGKGEIDDIDNLGNRRVRSVGELLENQYRVGLLRMERAVKERMSSVDVSTAMPNDLINAKPAVAAVREFFGSSQLSQFMDQTNPLSEVTHKRRVSALGPGGLTRERAGFEVRDVHPTHYGRICPIETPEGPNIGLINSLASFSRVNRYGFIETPYRKIIDGKVTNEVVYLSAMEEAKHTIAQANAELDGEGRFVEDLISAREAGEFLMAPRDQVTLMDVSPKQLVSVAASLIPFLENDDANRALMGSNMQRQAVPLVRAEAPFVGTGMEETVARDSGAAIAARRAGVIDQVDATRIVVRASGAVEAGKSGVDIYTLMKFQRSNQSTCINQRPLVKVGDVVQAGDIIADGPSTEFGELALGRNVLVAFMPWNGYNYEDSILISERIVKDDVFTSIHIDEFEVMARDTKLGPEDITRDIPNVGEEALRNLDEAGIVYIGAEVEPGDILCGKITPKGESPMTPEEKLLRAIFGEKASDVRDTSLRLPPGVSGTVVDVRVFNRHGIDKDERAMAIEREEIDRLTKDREDERAILNRANYARLREMLLCQTASSAPKGVKKGGEITDELLNEVEKREWWKFAVADDAVQADLEAVKAQYDQAVSLIVKKFEDRVEKLQRGDELPPGVLKMVKVFVAVKRKLQPGDKMAGRHGNKGVISRILPNEDMPFLADGTPVDIVLNPLGVPSRMNVGQIFETHLGWASRGLGKQITEALENWREANPDATGGKPPEAVVERMKAVYGEHYHADIESRSADEIVEMAKLLKNGVPMATPVFDGARESDVSDMLELAGVDTSGQSELFDGRTGDTFDRRVTVGYIYMLKLHHLVDDKIHARSIGPYSLVTQQPLGGKAQFGGQRFGEMEVWALQAYGAAYTLQEMLTVKSDDVVGRTKVYEAIVKGDDTFEAGIPESFNVLVKEMRSLGLNVELSSIEDAGDDDIAEAAE; the protein is encoded by the coding sequence ATGGCCACCAAGGCAGTTCCGGCGACCGCCAAGAAGCGCATCCGCAAGGTCTTCGGCAACATCCACGAAGTCGTGCAGATGCCGAACCTGATCGAGGTTCAGCGCGAAAGCTACGAACAGTTCCTGCGCTCGGACCCGTCGACGGGCTATGTTTCGGGCCTCGAAAAGACGCTGCGCAGCGTTTTCCCGATCCGCGACTTCGCCGGCACCGCCGAGCTCGATTTCGTCCAGTACGAGCTGGAAGATCCCAAGTACGACACTGACGAGTGCCGCCAGCGCGGCATGACCTATGCCGCGCCGATGCGCGTCACTTTGCGCCTGATCGTGTTCGAGGTGGATCCCGATACGGAGACCCGCTCGGTCCTCGATATCAAGGAGCAGGACGTTTACATGGGCGACATGCCGCTCATGACCGAGAACGGCACCTTCATTGTCAACGGCACCGAACGCGTCATCGTCTCGCAGATGCACCGTTCGCCGGGCGTGCTGTTCGATCATGATCGCGGCAAGACCCATGCGTCGGGCAAATATCTGTTCGCTGCGCGCGTGATTCCGTATCGCGGTTCGTGGCTCGATTTCGAATTCGACGCCAAGGACATCGTCAACGTCCGCATCGACCGCAAGCGCAAGCTGCCGGTCACCAGCCTGCTCTACGCGCTGGGCCTCAGCGGCGAAGACATGCTCAACTATTTCTACCGCACGCAGACCTATGTCCGCGGCGAAGGCGGCTGGAAGGTGCCCTTCGTCGTCGAAAACTGGCGCGGTCAGAAGCCGGCGTTCGACGTCGTCAATGGCGAGACCGGCGAAGTCGTGTTCCCCGCGGGCACGAAGATCTCGCCGCGCGCCGCCAACAAGGCCGGCAAGGACGGTCTTTCGACGCTGCTGATCCCCACCGATCAGATCTACGGCCGTTATTCGGCGTTCGACCTGATCGATGAATCGACCGGCCGCATCTACATCGAGGCCGGCGACGAAGTGACGCCGGAAAATCTCGAGGCGCTGGACAAGGCGGGCTTCGACCATGTCGACCTGCTCGACATCGATCATGTCTCGACCGGTCCGTGGATCCGCAACACGCTGAAGGCCGACAAGGTCGAGGAGCGCGATCACGCGCTCAGCGAAATCTATCGCGTCATGCGCCCTGGCGAACCGCCGACAAAGGAAACCGCGGAATCGCTGTTCGCCGGCCTGTTCTTCGATCCGGAACGCTATGACCTCTCGGCCGTCGGCCGCGTGAAGCTCAACATGCGCCTCGAACTCGACGTCGAGGACACGGTGACCACGCTGCGCGCCGAGGACATCCTGGCGGTCGTGAAGACCCTGGTCGACCTGAAGGACGGCAAGGGCGAAATCGACGACATCGACAATCTCGGCAACCGCCGCGTGCGTTCGGTGGGCGAGCTGCTGGAGAACCAGTATCGCGTCGGCCTGCTCCGCATGGAGCGCGCCGTGAAGGAGCGTATGTCGTCGGTCGACGTGTCGACCGCGATGCCGAACGACCTGATCAACGCCAAGCCGGCGGTGGCCGCGGTTCGCGAATTCTTCGGCTCGTCGCAGCTGTCGCAGTTCATGGACCAGACCAACCCGCTGTCCGAAGTGACGCACAAGCGTCGCGTCTCGGCGCTCGGGCCGGGCGGTCTGACGCGTGAGCGCGCGGGCTTCGAAGTCCGCGACGTTCACCCGACCCACTATGGCCGTATCTGCCCGATCGAAACGCCGGAAGGCCCGAACATCGGTCTGATCAACTCGCTGGCGTCGTTCAGCCGCGTCAACCGCTACGGCTTCATCGAGACGCCGTATCGCAAGATCATCGACGGCAAGGTGACCAACGAGGTCGTCTATCTGTCGGCGATGGAAGAGGCCAAGCACACCATCGCGCAGGCGAACGCCGAGCTCGACGGTGAAGGCCGCTTCGTCGAGGATCTGATCTCGGCGCGCGAAGCGGGCGAATTCCTGATGGCCCCGCGCGATCAGGTGACCCTGATGGACGTGTCGCCGAAGCAGCTCGTTTCGGTCGCGGCCTCGCTGATCCCGTTCCTGGAAAACGACGACGCGAACCGCGCGCTCATGGGCTCGAACATGCAGCGCCAGGCGGTGCCGCTGGTTCGTGCCGAGGCGCCGTTCGTCGGCACCGGCATGGAAGAAACCGTTGCGCGTGACTCGGGTGCGGCGATCGCCGCGCGTCGCGCCGGCGTGATCGACCAGGTCGATGCGACCCGTATCGTCGTCCGTGCCTCGGGCGCGGTCGAAGCGGGCAAGTCGGGCGTCGACATCTACACGCTGATGAAGTTCCAGCGTTCGAACCAGTCGACCTGCATCAACCAGCGTCCGCTGGTGAAGGTGGGCGACGTCGTGCAGGCCGGCGACATCATCGCCGACGGCCCGTCGACCGAGTTCGGCGAACTGGCGCTGGGTCGCAACGTCCTCGTCGCGTTCATGCCGTGGAACGGCTACAACTACGAAGACTCGATCCTGATCAGCGAGCGCATCGTGAAGGACGACGTGTTCACGTCGATCCACATCGACGAGTTCGAGGTGATGGCCCGCGATACCAAGCTTGGGCCGGAAGACATCACCCGCGACATCCCGAACGTCGGCGAGGAAGCTCTGCGCAACCTCGACGAAGCGGGCATCGTCTATATCGGTGCCGAGGTCGAGCCGGGCGACATCCTGTGCGGCAAGATCACGCCGAAGGGCGAAAGCCCGATGACGCCGGAAGAAAAGCTCCTGCGCGCCATCTTCGGTGAAAAGGCCAGCGACGTGCGCGACACTTCGCTGCGTCTGCCGCCGGGCGTGTCGGGCACCGTCGTCGACGTGCGCGTGTTCAACCGTCACGGCATCGACAAGGACGAGCGCGCGATGGCGATCGAGCGCGAAGAGATCGATCGCCTGACCAAGGACCGCGAAGACGAACGCGCCATCCTGAACCGCGCAAACTATGCGCGTCTGCGCGAAATGCTGCTTTGCCAGACCGCCAGCTCGGCGCCCAAGGGCGTCAAGAAGGGTGGCGAGATCACCGATGAGCTGCTGAACGAAGTCGAGAAGCGTGAATGGTGGAAGTTCGCGGTCGCGGACGACGCCGTTCAGGCCGATCTCGAAGCCGTGAAGGCGCAGTACGACCAGGCCGTCAGCCTGATCGTCAAGAAGTTCGAGGATCGCGTCGAAAAGCTGCAGCGCGGCGACGAGCTGCCGCCGGGCGTGCTCAAGATGGTCAAGGTCTTCGTCGCGGTGAAGCGCAAGCTGCAGCCGGGCGACAAGATGGCCGGCCGTCACGGCAACAAGGGCGTCATCTCGCGCATCCTGCCGAACGAGGACATGCCGTTCCTGGCGGACGGCACCCCGGTCGACATCGTGCTCAACCCGCTGGGCGTGCCTTCGCGCATGAACGTCGGGCAGATCTTCGAAACCCACCTCGGCTGGGCTTCGCGCGGTCTGGGCAAGCAGATCACCGAGGCTCTCGAAAACTGGCGTGAAGCCAATCCCGACGCGACCGGCGGCAAGCCGCCCGAAGCCGTCGTGGAGCGGATGAAGGCCGTTTATGGCGAGCATTATCACGCCGACATCGAAAGCCGTTCGGCCGACGAGATCGTCGAGATGGCGAAGCTGCTGAAGAACGGCGTGCCGATGGCGACGCCGGTGTTCGACGGCGCCCGTGAATCGGACGTGTCCGACATGCTCGAACTGGCCGGGGTCGATACCTCGGGTCAGTCGGAGCTGTTCGACGGCCGCACCGGCGACACCTTCGATCGCCGCGTGACCGTGGGCTACATCTACATGCTCAAGCTCCACCACCTGGTCGACGACAAGATCCACGCGCGTTCGATCGGGCCCTACTCGCTCGTCACCCAGCAGCCGCTGGGTGGTAAGGCGCAGTTCGGTGGCCAGCGCTTCGGCGAAATGGAGGTGTGGGCGCTCCAGGCCTATGGCGCGGCATACACGCTGCAGGAGATGCTGACGGTGAAGTCGGACGACGTGGTCGGCCGCACCAAGGTGTACGAAGCGATCGTCAAGGGCGACGACACCTTCGAAGCCGGCATCCCCGAGAGCTTCAACGTGCTCGTCAAGGAAATGCGCTCGCTGGGCCTCAACGTCGAACTGTCCTCGATCGAGGATGCGGGCGACGACGACATCGCCGAGGCGGCGGAGTGA
- a CDS encoding L,D-transpeptidase produces MIRRLLTFLFASALFAAPAVAQIALSDGAVADIVTKMKPGDYLWAPDIAPGGPVVIVVSIPQQRAYAYRNGIPIGITTVSTGKKGHETPTGVFTLLQKNIDHKSNLYNSAPMPYMQRLTWDGIAMHAGNLPGYPASHGCVRMPLAFSKLLYGITKLGLTVIITDDAQVPRVAPTPAFMAKGAASHADEWLMGGSLWQPERSTSGPVSIIISAADQRMLVLRNGVPIGSSPVRIHGAVPGATAYTLTAIEGENYRWSRLPLPGQGLSAPEPVSQEERDRLVVPEDIRLSMASVVTPGTTVVVTPDTLRSGGTGTKMTVLTTDKK; encoded by the coding sequence ATGATTCGCCGGTTGCTGACATTCTTGTTCGCCAGCGCCCTGTTCGCTGCACCCGCTGTCGCGCAGATCGCGCTGTCCGACGGGGCGGTGGCGGACATCGTCACCAAGATGAAGCCCGGCGACTATCTGTGGGCGCCCGATATCGCACCCGGCGGCCCCGTCGTGATCGTCGTCTCGATCCCGCAGCAGCGCGCTTATGCCTATCGCAACGGCATTCCGATCGGCATCACCACCGTATCGACGGGCAAGAAGGGGCATGAGACGCCCACCGGGGTCTTCACGCTGCTGCAGAAGAATATCGACCACAAGTCGAACCTCTATAACAGCGCGCCGATGCCCTACATGCAGCGGCTGACGTGGGACGGGATCGCGATGCACGCGGGCAATCTGCCCGGCTATCCCGCCAGTCACGGCTGCGTGCGGATGCCGCTGGCCTTCTCCAAACTGCTCTACGGCATCACCAAGCTGGGCCTGACCGTGATCATCACCGACGATGCGCAAGTGCCACGCGTCGCGCCCACCCCCGCCTTCATGGCCAAGGGTGCTGCCAGCCATGCCGACGAATGGCTGATGGGCGGAAGCCTGTGGCAGCCCGAACGATCGACGAGCGGCCCCGTCTCGATCATCATCTCGGCCGCCGATCAACGGATGCTGGTGCTGCGCAACGGCGTGCCGATCGGCTCCTCCCCGGTCCGCATCCACGGCGCCGTGCCGGGCGCCACCGCCTATACGCTGACCGCGATCGAGGGCGAGAACTACCGCTGGAGCCGCCTGCCTTTGCCCGGCCAGGGGTTGAGCGCCCCCGAGCCTGTCAGCCAGGAGGAGCGCGACCGGCTGGTCGTGCCGGAGGATATCCGCCTGTCGATGGCCTCGGTCGTGACGCCCGGAACCACCGTGGTCGTCACCCCCGATACGCTGCGCAGCGGTGGCACCGGCACGAAGATGACCGTGCTGACGACTGACAAGAAGTAG
- a CDS encoding sulfatase has translation MTISRRHLLGAAAATAAVSRLGAAPQRRPNILLILADDWSWQPEDDKDRLIDHLPTFARLQREGTTFRNAFSASPSCTASRGGILTGQYPWRLAEGANLASILPRRFKVYPDALEGAGYHVGYARKGWAPGQIDPARRTRNPAGKSYEDFDAFLAARAKDAPFAFWFGSHDPHRPYVKGAGVAAGGDPKAVTVPPYLPDTPVVRSDIVDYRYEIERLDREAGALLAKLEAMGELDNTIVVMTGDNGWPFPRGKATLYDAGWHVPLAIRGPGVRAGAVSEVPVSLIDLAPTFLGAAGLPAPAETTGRDLLPLLSGRGKFGRDHVLGSMERHMDGRTHPGEGYPMRAYRTARHLYIRNFRPDRWPAGDPSGRPRDRAEIEAGSYAGFADIDGGPTKAELILRQDEAAVHPAFERATGRRPAEELFDIVADPWCLTNLAADPKHRALVRSFAAKLDAELRASGDPRALGNGDVFDDYPSYSDPGFGRPKEI, from the coding sequence ATGACCATATCCCGTCGTCACCTGCTGGGCGCTGCCGCCGCCACGGCCGCTGTCTCCCGGCTCGGAGCTGCGCCGCAACGCCGCCCCAACATCCTCCTGATCCTCGCCGACGACTGGAGCTGGCAGCCTGAGGATGACAAAGACCGGTTGATCGATCATCTGCCGACCTTCGCGCGGCTGCAGCGTGAGGGGACAACCTTCCGCAACGCCTTCTCGGCCTCGCCGAGCTGCACCGCGTCGCGCGGCGGCATCCTGACCGGCCAATATCCTTGGCGACTGGCCGAGGGTGCAAACCTCGCCTCGATCCTGCCGCGCCGGTTCAAGGTCTATCCCGATGCGCTGGAGGGGGCGGGCTATCATGTCGGCTATGCGCGCAAGGGGTGGGCGCCGGGCCAGATCGATCCGGCGCGGCGCACGCGCAATCCGGCGGGCAAATCCTACGAAGATTTCGATGCCTTCCTGGCCGCGCGCGCCAAGGATGCGCCCTTCGCCTTCTGGTTCGGATCGCACGATCCGCATCGGCCCTATGTAAAGGGCGCAGGCGTCGCGGCGGGCGGCGATCCGAAGGCGGTGACGGTGCCGCCCTACCTGCCCGACACGCCGGTCGTGCGATCGGACATCGTCGATTATCGGTATGAGATCGAACGGCTCGACCGCGAGGCGGGGGCTTTGCTCGCGAAGCTCGAGGCGATGGGCGAACTCGACAATACGATCGTGGTGATGACCGGCGACAATGGCTGGCCGTTCCCGCGCGGCAAGGCGACGCTCTACGATGCGGGCTGGCACGTGCCGCTCGCGATCCGCGGCCCCGGCGTGCGGGCGGGCGCGGTAAGCGAGGTTCCGGTCAGCCTGATCGATCTGGCGCCGACCTTCCTGGGCGCGGCGGGCCTGCCGGCCCCGGCCGAGACGACCGGGCGCGATCTGCTGCCTTTGCTGTCCGGGCGTGGCAAGTTCGGGCGCGATCATGTGCTGGGATCGATGGAGCGCCATATGGACGGGCGCACCCATCCGGGCGAGGGTTATCCGATGCGCGCCTATCGCACCGCGCGGCACCTCTATATCCGCAACTTCAGGCCCGATCGCTGGCCGGCGGGCGATCCGAGCGGCCGCCCGCGCGATCGCGCCGAGATCGAGGCGGGATCCTATGCGGGCTTCGCCGATATCGACGGCGGGCCGACCAAGGCCGAACTGATCCTGCGGCAGGACGAGGCCGCCGTGCATCCGGCGTTCGAACGCGCAACCGGCCGGCGGCCCGCCGAGGAATTGTTCGACATCGTCGCCGATCCCTGGTGCCTGACCAACCTTGCGGCTGATCCGAAGCATCGCGCGCTTGTGCGGTCGTTCGCCGCGAAGCTCGACGCCGAATTGCGCGCGAGCGGCGATCCGCGCGCCCTGGGCAATGGCGACGTGTTCGACGATTATCCGAGCTATAGCGATCCGGGCTTCGGGCGTCCGAAGGAGATCTGA
- a CDS encoding MarR family winged helix-turn-helix transcriptional regulator, protein MSKRPVPFETTIHVRDHCLCLHVQRAARMLARHFDQALKGLGLTNQQFSLLMALNRPGPAPMGPLSALLGMDRTSLTAALKPLERRGLLKVAVSESDKRARELTLTPDGEALLARAVPIWVEHHGAIEAAMGDGVADALRGNLVKIAA, encoded by the coding sequence ATGTCAAAACGACCGGTTCCCTTCGAGACGACGATCCATGTGCGCGATCATTGCCTGTGCCTGCATGTGCAGCGCGCGGCGCGGATGCTGGCGCGGCATTTCGATCAGGCACTGAAGGGTCTGGGCCTCACCAACCAGCAATTCTCGCTGCTGATGGCGCTCAATCGGCCCGGCCCCGCTCCGATGGGGCCGCTTTCCGCCTTGCTGGGGATGGACCGCACCTCGCTCACCGCCGCGCTCAAGCCGCTCGAACGGCGCGGACTCCTCAAGGTCGCGGTGTCCGAAAGCGACAAGCGCGCGCGCGAACTGACGCTGACGCCCGATGGCGAGGCACTGCTCGCACGCGCGGTGCCGATCTGGGTCGAACATCATGGCGCGATCGAGGCGGCGATGGGCGATGGCGTGGCCGATGCGCTGCGCGGCAATCTGGTGAAGATCGCGGCCTGA
- a CDS encoding DUF899 domain-containing protein has translation MPDHKIVDHEAWLEARKALLDLEREETHLRDRVNAARLALPWERVEKDYRFETPDGAASLGDLFAGRRQLIVYHFMLGPGWAAGCPGCSFIGDHIDGTLVHLNNHDVSWVAVSRAPMAEIAAYKARMGWRFPWVSSHGSDFNYDFNVSFTPEQMASGTIDYNYEALPSDQGHDELHGMSSFWRDPDASLFHTYSSYARGIENWMSTMMILDRAPLGRNETGTMSFLKRHDEYAAAPVHSCCHAAE, from the coding sequence ATGCCCGACCACAAGATCGTCGACCACGAGGCCTGGCTGGAAGCGCGCAAGGCGCTGCTCGATCTGGAGCGCGAAGAGACGCATCTGCGCGATCGCGTCAACGCCGCCCGCCTCGCACTGCCGTGGGAGCGGGTGGAGAAGGACTATCGCTTCGAGACGCCGGACGGCGCCGCGTCGCTCGGCGATCTGTTCGCAGGGCGCCGCCAGTTGATCGTCTATCACTTCATGCTCGGGCCGGGCTGGGCGGCGGGATGCCCTGGCTGCTCGTTCATCGGCGACCATATCGACGGCACGCTCGTCCACCTGAACAATCACGACGTCAGCTGGGTCGCGGTGTCGCGCGCGCCGATGGCGGAGATCGCGGCCTATAAGGCGCGGATGGGCTGGCGCTTCCCGTGGGTTTCGTCGCACGGATCGGACTTCAATTACGACTTCAACGTCTCCTTCACGCCCGAGCAGATGGCGAGCGGGACGATCGACTATAATTACGAAGCCCTCCCCTCCGATCAGGGGCATGACGAGCTGCACGGGATGAGCAGCTTCTGGCGCGATCCCGATGCGAGCCTGTTCCACACCTATTCGAGCTATGCGCGCGGGATCGAAAACTGGATGTCGACGATGATGATCCTCGATCGCGCGCCGCTCGGTCGCAACGAGACGGGGACCATGAGCTTCCTCAAGCGCCACGACGAATATGCGGCGGCCCCCGTCCATTCCTGCTGTCACGCCGCCGAATAA
- a CDS encoding VOC family protein has translation MPNQFCWYELITSDPQAAKTFYGAVAGWTFTDSGLPGMDYSIIHANGVPLGGVMSLENGPPPSWFGYVAVDDVDGYADKVKAAGGTVHMGPSDIPQVGRFAMVADPQGAPFVLFKGLPGMDMALPPFMTAGSISWHELNTSDWEAGFAFYSGLFGWTKDTPVDMGPMGTYQLFAAGGNAIGGMFNIGSDKPHWLYYIGCDDIDAAEARVKAAGGTVPEGPMEVPGGAWVIPAIDPQGALFAMVGMRPNPPA, from the coding sequence ATGCCCAACCAATTCTGCTGGTACGAACTGATCACCAGCGATCCGCAAGCCGCCAAGACCTTCTATGGCGCGGTGGCGGGATGGACCTTCACCGATTCCGGCCTGCCCGGCATGGATTATTCGATCATCCACGCGAACGGCGTGCCGCTGGGCGGGGTGATGAGCCTGGAAAACGGCCCGCCGCCGAGCTGGTTCGGCTATGTCGCGGTCGACGATGTCGATGGCTATGCCGACAAGGTCAAAGCTGCGGGCGGCACCGTCCATATGGGGCCGAGCGACATTCCGCAGGTCGGCCGCTTCGCGATGGTGGCCGATCCGCAGGGCGCGCCCTTCGTCCTGTTCAAGGGGCTGCCCGGCATGGACATGGCACTGCCGCCCTTCATGACCGCCGGATCGATCAGCTGGCACGAACTGAACACGAGCGACTGGGAGGCGGGCTTCGCCTTCTATTCGGGGCTGTTCGGCTGGACCAAGGATACCCCCGTCGACATGGGGCCGATGGGCACATACCAATTGTTCGCCGCAGGCGGGAATGCGATCGGCGGCATGTTCAACATCGGGTCGGATAAGCCGCACTGGCTCTATTATATCGGCTGCGACGATATCGACGCGGCCGAGGCGCGGGTGAAGGCGGCGGGCGGCACCGTGCCCGAAGGGCCGATGGAGGTGCCGGGCGGCGCCTGGGTGATCCCCGCGATCGATCCGCAAGGCGCCTTGTTCGCGATGGTCGGCATGCGACCCAATCCGCCGGCTTAA
- the rplL gene encoding 50S ribosomal protein L7/L12, translating into MADLQKLVDDLSALTVLEAAELSKLLEEKWGVSAAAAVAVAAPAAGGAGGGAAAAEEKTEFDVILTGDGGKKINVIKEVRAITGLGLTEAKALVESAPKAVKEGVSKDEAEKLKKQLEEAGATVDLK; encoded by the coding sequence ATGGCTGACCTGCAGAAGCTTGTTGACGATCTTTCGGCTCTCACCGTTCTCGAAGCCGCGGAGCTCTCGAAGCTCCTCGAAGAGAAGTGGGGCGTTTCGGCCGCTGCGGCCGTCGCGGTTGCGGCTCCGGCCGCTGGCGGCGCCGGCGGTGGCGCTGCCGCTGCTGAAGAGAAGACCGAGTTCGACGTGATCCTCACCGGCGACGGTGGCAAGAAGATCAACGTCATCAAGGAAGTCCGCGCCATCACCGGCCTGGGCCTGACCGAAGCCAAGGCTCTCGTCGAGTCGGCTCCGAAGGCTGTCAAGGAAGGCGTCAGCAAGGACGAAGCCGAGAAGCTCAAGAAGCAGCTCGAAGAAGCCGGTGCGACCGTCGACCTCAAGTAA
- the rplJ gene encoding 50S ribosomal protein L10: protein MDRAQKTELVAELKSTFEGTSVVIITRNLGLTVAQSTALRTKMREAGASYKVSKNKLAKIATEGTSYSAINDLLVGPTALSTSVDPVAPAKVIVDFAKTNDKLEIVGGAMGETVLDVAGVKALAELPSLDELRAKIVGLVQAPATKVVQIVQAPAGQLARVFGAYAAKEDA, encoded by the coding sequence ATGGATCGGGCTCAGAAGACCGAGCTGGTCGCCGAACTGAAGAGCACCTTCGAAGGCACGAGCGTGGTGATCATCACCCGCAATCTCGGCCTGACCGTGGCGCAGTCGACTGCGCTGCGTACGAAGATGCGCGAAGCCGGTGCCAGCTACAAGGTTTCGAAGAACAAGCTCGCCAAGATTGCCACCGAGGGCACGTCCTACAGCGCGATCAATGATCTGCTGGTGGGTCCGACCGCTCTGAGCACCTCCGTCGATCCCGTGGCTCCGGCCAAGGTGATCGTCGATTTCGCGAAGACCAACGACAAGTTGGAAATCGTGGGTGGTGCGATGGGCGAAACCGTCCTCGATGTCGCTGGCGTGAAGGCGCTGGCCGAACTGCCGTCGCTCGACGAGCTGCGCGCCAAGATCGTGGGCCTGGTTCAGGCTCCCGCGACCAAGGTCGTTCAGATCGTGCAGGCGCCGGCTGGCCAGCTTGCCCGGGTGTTTGGCGCATACGCCGCCAAAGAAGACGCCTGA
- a CDS encoding M20/M25/M40 family metallo-hydrolase, which translates to MRAWAKLMAASALVAAPALAQDAGPPMGPLRPDQVEFRALYKELVETNTTLSAGSCTLAAEKMAAHLKTAGFKDSELTLFATPENPKEGGLVAILQGRSKTVKPMLLLGHLDVVEAKREDWTRDPFTLIEENGYFYARGTSDMKAMDATWVDILARMRKSGQVPKRTIKLALTCGEETTYAFNGADWLAKNKPDLIAAEFALNEGGGGRSDGHGKVVSQSIQVGEKAVQNYKIETFNAGGHSSVPIRDNAIYELSDAIAKVRDFEFPVTLSDTTRAYFAKLGASRKDAMGAAMLAISKNPADAEAAATLSTDRSFHSMLRTTCVATLLDGGHANNALPQHATANINCRIFPGESVEQVQAKLTEVIGDPKVKISLVPPIRPPAVPPPLDPKIVGPAEKLVAKYYPGVPLIPSMSTGGTDGIFLAAIGIPVYGAPGGWGDPDGNGAHGLNERRSVRSVFVGRDFLTELVKTYAEMD; encoded by the coding sequence ATGCGGGCATGGGCGAAGTTGATGGCGGCGAGCGCGCTGGTGGCGGCGCCTGCGCTGGCGCAGGATGCCGGGCCGCCGATGGGGCCGCTGCGCCCCGATCAGGTCGAGTTTCGCGCGCTCTATAAGGAACTGGTCGAAACCAACACGACCCTGTCGGCGGGCAGCTGCACGTTGGCGGCCGAGAAGATGGCCGCGCATCTGAAGACCGCCGGGTTCAAGGACAGCGAGCTGACCCTGTTCGCCACGCCCGAAAATCCCAAGGAAGGCGGCCTCGTCGCGATCCTTCAGGGCCGTTCGAAGACCGTGAAGCCGATGCTGCTGCTCGGCCATCTCGACGTGGTCGAGGCGAAGCGCGAGGATTGGACCCGCGATCCGTTCACCCTGATCGAGGAGAACGGCTATTTTTACGCGCGCGGCACATCCGACATGAAGGCGATGGACGCGACCTGGGTCGATATCCTCGCGCGGATGCGTAAATCGGGGCAGGTGCCCAAGCGCACGATCAAGCTCGCGCTCACCTGCGGTGAGGAGACGACCTACGCCTTCAACGGCGCCGATTGGCTGGCGAAGAACAAGCCCGATCTGATTGCGGCCGAATTCGCGCTCAACGAAGGCGGCGGCGGGCGCAGTGACGGGCATGGCAAGGTCGTCTCGCAATCGATCCAGGTCGGCGAGAAGGCGGTCCAGAATTACAAGATCGAGACGTTCAATGCGGGCGGGCACAGCTCGGTCCCGATCCGCGACAATGCGATCTACGAGCTGTCCGATGCGATCGCGAAGGTGCGCGATTTCGAGTTTCCCGTAACGCTCAGCGACACGACCCGCGCCTATTTCGCCAAGCTTGGCGCGTCGCGGAAGGATGCGATGGGCGCGGCGATGCTCGCCATTTCGAAGAACCCGGCCGATGCGGAGGCGGCGGCGACCTTGTCGACCGATCGCAGCTTCCATTCGATGCTGCGCACCACCTGCGTCGCGACCCTGCTCGATGGCGGCCATGCCAATAACGCGTTGCCGCAGCATGCGACCGCCAACATCAACTGCCGCATCTTCCCCGGCGAAAGCGTCGAACAGGTGCAGGCGAAGCTGACGGAGGTGATCGGCGATCCGAAGGTGAAGATCAGCCTGGTTCCGCCGATCCGCCCGCCGGCGGTGCCGCCGCCCCTCGACCCGAAGATCGTCGGCCCGGCCGAAAAGCTGGTCGCCAAATATTATCCGGGCGTGCCGCTGATCCCGTCCATGTCGACCGGCGGGACCGACGGCATCTTCCTCGCGGCGATCGGTATCCCGGTTTACGGCGCGCCGGGCGGGTGGGGCGATCCCGACGGCAATGGCGCCCACGGCCTCAACGAACGCCGCTCGGTCCGCTCGGTCTTCGTCGGCCGCGATTTCCTGACCGAACTGGTCAAGACCTACGCCGAGATGGATTGA